The Etheostoma cragini isolate CJK2018 chromosome 22, CSU_Ecrag_1.0, whole genome shotgun sequence genome segment GTCAAAAgccaaagagaaaagatgggttttaagaagggttttaaaaacagataaagaagAGGCCTGTTTTACATGCAAAGGCAGATCATTCCATAGTTTAGGGGCAGACACAGCAAAGGCACGGTCCCCTCTGAGCTTACGCTTAGTTTTAGGCACAGTCAGGAGCAGCTGATCATCTGACCTGAGAGCGCGGACAGGTTTATAAGAGTGTAGAAGCTCAGAGAGGTATGGCGGGGCAAGAccatttagtgatttaaaagcaaataacagaattttaaaatggatCCTAAATTGAATAGGAATTACGCAATGACATAAAGCCGGTTGAAAATCGGCAAAGTTTCCCTGTTAACCACAAATAATAGATTAACTTTAGATACTCTTGCAGGTCTCAGACTTTAAGGTCACTTATTTGGTCCAcctgaacaaaataaaacaaaatatgttgttgttgttgttgtacattGTTGCCCTTTAGATCAGACCTTGCAGAGCTGAACATGAAGTCAAATGGACAAGCTCATCATTACTCATTGATTGGACCGTTTTGGCAATGCCATCGTGCATCATCATGCAGCCATGTAAAGGAATTCACCTTCTCACTTCAAATGCACGAATCCGACAAACAGACCACTGATAAGTGCTTTAATTGTTGCAAAAGAATTATgaaaactttgattttttttcagtgctttaCAAAACCAgagatgatgtcctcaaatattttgttttgtccacaacttatTATACTTACTAAATTTCAGTTACCTTTCTTCATAGAGTAtgaaagaaactagaaaatattcacatttaagaccTGAAATCAAAGaatctttatttgttttcataataattaactcaaaatgataaattgattatcaaaatagtttgcaAATTATTTaacagttgacaactaattCGTATTTGGAGCTCAGACACCACATTGACCTGGAGATCTACCCCTTAGAGGGTTTGGGCCATGTTACTGATTTGGGATCAGTTTCTGCCGCCACGCACTGCTGAACGACACTTTGTGCTTCAAACTCAATGAAACTCCCTGTGGGGCCTCCGACTTCATGTTGCGAGACGCTTCCTGCCACACTCTCTGACTCCTGGGGGCTCTAACAGTCTATAAACTTTGTTCCTCACTCCAGCTTTCCTAATGCTGCATTCTGAACAGAGCTAAACTTATAAATGAGAAATGATGGCTCGAATCACCATCAGATCTGAGTGTACACAAATCACTATAATCACAATGATGATGCATTTTTGTATTTGATCAACACTACAAGCAACAGCCGTAGTCGCCCAAAGAGGAGAGGGACATAATGTGCTCACCGGTACGTTATTGATCCGCATTCGGCTCAGGGTTCTCCTGTAGTAGCTGAAGTCATTCTGAATGGCAGGATTTgtcatctgaaaaaaacaaacaccaatgCATCTTAATAAAGAGACAGTTGGGGAGAGTTTCTCTACATGTCTGTAGGTGGCACCGCCTGCAGCAGAACATTCAGTTCTAGATCAAACACGCCGTCGTCATGACACAATGTTTTAGCCAACAAGGCAGAAACGTAGCTGTGGGGGAAATTACATGAAAAGAACACGGATACAATTACAGTTGTATTTGCTGAACTGGATTTGAATCCCCCGACACTCATCCTCCTTTTACATCCACATCCTCTCTCATCCTGTCAGGAATAATTTGGTTATTTTGCTGGAACAAATCGGGCATCAGTATAGTTTATGACAATAGGGTCAACAATTATAAATCTGCCAAAAAGGGTACACAAGGTCTTATTAAGGAGAGAACAGTAGACAAACGTAGGCTCACAGTCTGATATTATACAACTTACAGCCTCAGATAAAAGCCATAGGAGTCGTTGACTTCTTTGATTCctacaaaaatataaatcatcTGGTTTCACCGTGAAACCGAATTGACCACTCCAACAGAAGACAACCAACCAGAGAGCTTCTTTCAAACGTCACCACCAGTAAGAGCTCATCATGTGGTTAATTATCCTCATTCCTGTATGAGCCTGTCACAGTCAAAGCTGCACTGGCAGCATGCTAATCCCGCTACAATAGACTGGTACTCAGTCTATGTCCACTGTGTGCACCAGTAGAGACAGACTGCTTCGCCAGGGAGGGGCTGCGCACTGCACAGACACTTTAACTAGGTCAGAAGCCCATGTATGGGTGTGAAAGATTGATGAATAGGCCTGGCATGCCACCTTGCACCCCCTACcttcatgtttttatcttgcCAGCCGGGGTAGTGGGCACTAATTGGGATGTCGCAGCAAAACGCCTGGGGGTGTCGgcgtgtttttaaaaaaaaaatgtttttgtatctaAAGAGCGAGGGTGTAGGGGAACCAGTTCACCCACTGTCAAACCAGATGAGTGCTCACACAATCATGGTTTTGACAATGCCTATTCGACCGACACCGGCGCTTGATTCTGGGCTGCATACAACCAATTTGTGTCTTAATTCACGTTCTTGAAGTTCCCCTACTTCCATCATTTCTAAAAACCTGCTACAGAACTTGACTCAGGACAACAACAATTTCCAGACCTTGCTCCCCGCTATAACCCTCAGACATTTCAGGGACATAAACTGTATTATAAACTACAGCGCCATATTAGGAgaaaagtatagtatgtataacaTCTTAAAGAGGAGTGTGAggtttaaaaagcagaaactatTATGTTGGGGAAAGAGACCGTCATACTTTAAGCTCATCAAAGCGCAGTGTGAAGTGCAGGATCTCTGCAAACTGCTTGGCCAGCGCCTGCTCCCGCTCCAGGTGCTGAGTGGGGTCATTGTAAGTCTCGCTGGTCAGAGCTCCCAGCAGGCTGTGTAGCGCTGCCTCTGTGAATAAATAAGAGATGTCGGTTTTAGAGGTGCAGCACTGTCAGAGGGGTGGCCACAACAATATCAGCCTTTTTGTGGAAGATGTATAGGCTGAATAATGTTTCAAGTTCAGTTTTTTGTCATTCAAGCACTCAGCTAATAGCTAAAGTATATATGCAAAGGTCATAAGTCAAAGGTAATAATGTATACAGCATAAACAAGTGATGAATATTCAGATATAAAACAGTCAATGAATCAATTGACTAATATTATAGCAACTAACAACTACTTTGGATTGGGGATTCATCTGTACAATATTctcaattatttctttattctatGAAATGTGAGGCCTtcacatgtcttgttttgtccaaacagtcaataaaagatatttaatttgCTATCACAAAAAGAGAGGAGACTACTTTTTGATATTTAAGTATAACGtgatacaaaaacagaaaaaaaagatgaaattgagaataaaaagtcattagttgcagcccaaaTGCATAATAATTAGTTATAAAATGCACCTGTCAATATTGTCGTCAGTGTATTGGACAGTTAAGCTTCTCTACAAGCCAGAACAAAAGTCATCTAACCAAAATGCTAAGATCCTCAAGACTAAAACGGGGGCTAATCCAGTACTGCTCTGTAGTCATACTGAGGTAAAGTCCAGGTTATCTATATAAcccaaaatcacaaatgtgcCAAATGTGTGCTTCATAATAACACCCTCTTTGCATTGACCCTCGACTCAGATAAGGAAAAACTCCCTCAGGATGATCAACAGAGGACAGATCCGTCTTCTACATGTGCGATGGATAAGAACAGCTCCTAAAGTGGATCATAACACAGTTGGATATGTGAACAGTATACTATGTCAGCAAGCTGAAGCATCCTGAttaggacagagacagataatGGGGCAGTAGTTGTGCCCAAACTGCCCAGGGCCCAGAGCCACTATGGGAGCGGGGGGGTAATTCCTGCTCAGATGCAGATGAGACATGGGACTAATTATCTCATTGGCATGAAATAGGGTGGGGGGACGGGACGGGATTTCATTCAAGCAGGATTACACTCATTGTTTTGACGGTAGGTAAATACAAAGCCTGTGCCATGCCTTGACATAGCATACCCACAGACCGATAATTAACCATGCATGAGGAGCACCGGCAGGGAAATGAGGAAAGATTAAgtgaaatgtagtgaagtactTGCACACAAGTACTATATTATGAAATGTCTtgttcaaacacacaacacacaaactagaaaatatttaaagcCCAGAGGgaagttttatttatagatGCAGACAGTGTTCAGAATTCAGTCTAGACGCTAAAGAGAAGCTTCAATAATGACATAACCCAGACGAGCTTGACATCTGATGCAATAAGGCTGCGTGGAACCACATGAGTACTTTGGCTAGATTTATTGGAAGTTTACTTTATAATTCTTGTTGATTACACATGACATGTCAACATAACGTAGGAAAGGGCAGATTCCGACAGTGGACTACTTAAGATAACTCTAAGGGGACCTTTAAGAGACGGACAGAGCGCTGgcagtgcagtgcagtaaaTTGAGACCGTTTGCCATTCAGTAATGACTCCCATCTGCTTGGGACAGCATTTGTAGCGAAGCGGCTGATTAAAATGGCCTTAGTAGTGCAGTTTCTTTTTACCCCCACATACAACCAAGTCAAAACAGAAGTTAAGACGGCGCTGCTTTCAGGCCTTCAGAAATGAGCCACTCTACTATGTCGAGAAGTCGGGGAAGGGCGGTGCGGGGGGAGATGTCTGATCTCATCAGGTCACGGCAGAGCAGGCAAGCAGAATGCGGGCACATAGGAGCAATACTCGCCGAGAGGGGAGGGTCAGAGGATGGCGGGACTTTAGTCTGGTCCACAATGGACCAGACGGACCAGTGCGACtctaaataactttgatttctTTCAACAGTAAAAACCTATAATCTTGACAATCAGTCATAGGTCTGTAGACATCAATGTTAAATCTAAGTCAAATGTGTGTCAATGCAGAAATTAGTTGTTTAAGCAGGATAAATCAGCCCCTTTATTTTATATGCAAAGTAAATGAATTGACCACACTATACAGATTTAAACTATTAATTTATACAAGttaattttaatcatttatccGGCAAAACTTCACTGTCACATTTACAGGTTTCAGCTTCTCTAATTTTTGAGATATTCTGTTTTATAGTGCTGTAAAATTAATACTGAGggtgttttgaatgttttgacTAACAAAACAAGTATTATGTGGATACCACCTTGGGTTTTGTAGCtagaaaatgtatattgttCTGTCAgcaatgtaaaatgtaagtaaaatattttggaTCCACGCAATAACTTGTAGATTGAGCAGGAGAATTATGTCCCTTCAATTCCAGTGCAAAGCTAATTGCATAATATTCCCTCTATAATATCTATTATCCTTGGTAGTGTTGGTCTGCAGATCCACCAGCCTGTAGAAAAGTTCTCTCAGCTTCACGCATATCCGGCAGGCTAGCCGGCCGCGGAGTGCATCACTGCCCCTGAAGCCTAAAGTCAAGGCGGTGAAatagagcagcagcagccgcgGCTGGGAGGTGGCCTACTTCATTACATAACAGCCATTGCCAGGGCACTGCTGCCCAGTGCCCACTGCTCCCATTGACTACCTTCTCCATTGGGATTACAGGGCTGAGGGCGCCAGGCATGGCAGGCTCCACTCCCCCCCACAGCCTCGAGGTCGTAAGAAGATCAGGGAGCAGTAAGTCTACTCCCCCTTTCCCCCTTGTATCCATGCTAATTAAACAACCTATAGCCCCATTCTAGACAGAGGTCAGTGCACAGTGCAACGCAAGCAGCATGTTGAGAAATGCACAGCTATGGGGGTTTTCAAAGCTTGTTTATTTAAGGCTGGagtgcatgttgtgtgtgtgtcgttgcATGTCTGTTGACTTTTGCAGCTCAGCAGTCAATATTGCAGATGCACATACAAACAATTAGGTCATGTATGGAGGATTTGTCTATGTGGCGGCACTAAAAGACCTTTTACATGAAGGACGTCTGCTTTCGTCCTTCCTGGTGTCAAATCTGGCACATGCTTAAAATGATAAACTGGATTAAAATCGTTGACATTGCACAAATTTTTCAGTCCCACATAACGGTGCTTGTGTTTGAGCAAAATCTCACAGGACACCTACGTTTGTTTCACTTGAAACCATGAGTTTGATTCTGAGAACAACTTGTGTAAACGTTCTTGGCCTACATAACGAAAGGTCTGTGTAGACACAGAACCGACAGAAACGTACCTAATCTCTGGGAGAACTGATAGAACTTCTTCAGTTTCCCCACCAGGGGAACCACAGCCGCCCACGCCTGCTCCTGTAACACTTCATCGTTTGGATTCTGGATTGCCTGGAAATACAAACACCAAAATCAAAAGTCTTACAGAAGGTACACATTTGTAAaagataaatacaatttaaaggcACCCATAACTGTGTGTAGTGACCCTTTTCAATGGGAATTCCAccgattttacacatcaaagtctcTTTACAGGACTTGGGAAGCACtactgcacatttaaaaaatggtatAAAGACTTTTGTGGCTAAAGACTACGAgctgaaaagataaaaaaaaaattctgtgaaTGTAGTTAAAAAGAAGTGAGCTCCTCAGACTTCTGAAACTAGCGTTTCAAGGCTACAATAGCCGCTACTAGCATAAGATGATAAGATGATATCTTTGGTCCTACTACACTGATTTATTTAAACTGTCCATCATAAGTTGGATGATGTTATAGGAGAActctttaagataagaaaaaGGTAATTCTCATTCAGATAAAAGGAGATGGAAAAACCTTTTTCACGCTGTGCTCCTGAGGTTCCTATATAAGTTTGAGAATCTGATCTGATTTTTGAGGCTACAGAAGGTATTTAATTGCACGCTGgctgtgtcacacacactctAGGTATGTGTGACACCAAAAAACCTCCGTCTACAGttggaaattaaatgtaaaatttctCTGGTGTCACCCCTTACTAAAAGACCAGAGCGTATAAACAAACTGTCAGACAAGAAGTCAGAATCTTGCGatagtttatgttttgttttttttaaaccaaaaaaaatccCCTGACACAAGTGCTATTTATAGAGGGCAATAAGGCCAAGAGGACTCGTCAGATGCAGTAATAGGTAAAACGTATACTCCTCATGAACTCTAAATAAAGTCCCCCTATGAACCTTTTCTGCACAGCAGTCTGTCCTAACTCTGTAGCAGCTCTGTCAGTTGGAGGTGGATATTTGTTTCAGGTGTACCTCTCTGATCTCTTGCCCCGCTCCTTTGTACGCCTGCAGCTCGTCCAAGACGGCCTTCGCGTCCTTCAGCACCACGTCCACCTGCTCCCACACCTCTCGCTCTGCATCTGTGGGCTGGGCATCTGCAACAGACAACAATGCGATTGGTACCTAATCCATATTAGCAGCTGTAGAACGTCTATTATATCCTCTGATACAATAGAAATGATTAAATGAAAAGTTTGCTAAAATAATCTCATCTTTCCAGCCCTTCCAGTTTAGTTTTGACACCACCCAATTTCCTGGCTGAGAGGAAGAAAATGGAGCAAGCTAGAAGACAATTGAAAAAGGGTTATGCACTCTTTTTCTGTAACAGCTCTGGGTGTAGAGACGGTTCAGTTTCAGAGTTTTGTTTGCTTATTTCTGGTTTGAGAGAAGTGGCAATAAAGAATGGCAACACTAAGAACCTTTTCCACCACCTGAAGCAAGAACACCTTGCCAAGTGTGATGACTGTAAACTTCTGCTCCCCTGGAGAAGAAATACCTTAAACACAGCTCCTCTCAGcagatacagtaaaaaaaaaaaacatattttcaccatatggtatttttctttattttgcattgtaatttattttttattaaatcagttaaaaatcatTATTGATATATTTGGTGTGAGTCTCCCTGATGTCTGACTTTGCTGCCTAACAGCATTCTGAAAATGCAGATACAAGGCTGAGAATGCagttaatgtatttaatttaattaaattttctttaaattaactACAATCTCAGCATTGTATTCTTGCATTTACAGTGTAAGTGTTGCATAAAAAGGTATTTGTTggagatgtacagtataaatgaTCACAATCCTCCTTTAATATAACAATTTCCTAGAAACAGTGTAAGCTATATGAGgcattgttttttctaaaaGGTATGACGGAGTCTCTGGCTTTGCCAAGTGTGAGAACACTACAGTACAGGATCAAGCCGTGTTGAGGGGCCTCAGGCTACGCAGCAGCTGAACTTCAGTGCTTTATATTTAAGGAAGGGGCTCTGCTGCAACTCTGCCCTGATTGATATTCTGCACACATTCCTGCATAGAAAGAGTCAGGTTGGTGAAAAGTGCAGAAGCTCTAGTGGTAGATTTGATTCTTTTGCCGCTGGGGAGAACACTGTGCAAAAGATAAGTGGGGGTGAAAAGACTTAAGAGTTTCAGAGTTGATAATGTTATGGTAAGATATTCATGTTATCGAAatcagatggggggggggggcaattacttaaaaaagaaactcactTTCAAAATCGAGGAAAAAATTGGGCTCCTGTTCCAGATCTGTGCAAGTCAAAACTTTCAGTAGGTTCCCCATGTTACGATACCTggtgaggaaaagagaaaaaacaataaatggagCACTAAAGTGAGCAGGTGGTGAAACACCACTGTATCTATAACACCTCACTCCTGCTCCGCTTTACTGCTCTGGTGCCTGTGTGAACTAGGTGGTGCCCCAGATGTGCTCACTGCTCATAGGCACCAGCGCTCCCCTTGGACCCCTGCCGTGTGTTTCCTGTGCCCAGGCTGTTGCCAAACCAGATGTCAAACCAAAAAGTCCCCAAAAATAatcctgtttacatttttctgctttattaaccTTTTTCCCAGCAATCAAGAGCATTTGCAGGCAGTTGTATGTAAAGTAATCCATTTTGCAAGCAACCGCAGGGAAATCACATATACCTCATCTACACATGAAGTAAGTAGTTGGTTGCTGCACATGACAAGACACATCCAATTAAACTTTGGAGGAAGGAAGTTGTCATGCAGTAGCATAAAGAGGACCCACTTATGAAGTCTGTTTGCATGTGGATTTTACTTTTTAGGATTTGGAATTCACTCACAGAATTAGGAAATGCAATGCATTGCGTTTGTCAAGGAATCTAAAACATATCAACATTTAACATGCCTTTGTAACGTAAGCACATGTGGTGCAGTGACTTATATTTACTGCAAGAGCACAGAGCGTCTGTACGGTAGTCTGTATAATATAACGGGCGCATGCATTCCATGAGTCACATTGGACAACTTTTAACTGTAGGAAAATCAACGTACGACTGCAACCCATTAGCTGGGACAGGcggtttttagtttttttgcgtCACGGGGCTAACATGTCTTAGTAACCTTTCAGGGTACTGGAATTCATGTGGTCTGAAATACTCTACTGGCTCTGTTGTCAGGCTTtataaaatctaatttaatgAATGAATCCATGGACAGATGTAATAATTATTGTTGATTATTTCTTGTCCAAACTAAGCATTTACAAATCCAAATCAATGTCTTCAATTGTTCCGGCagaaagatattcaatttacaagtatacaaaacagagaaaaggctCCAAATCCTCACACCGAAGGGAATTTTCTGTTGAAAATGAAATTGTTGAAGCAATAGATAGTAAGATGTGCAAGGTAAAGATATGATCCTGCACCAAAACAGAGCTTGAACCACATTGCACTCCAACAACCCCCGGAAATTATTTACCAACCAAGAAAACACTGCTACACACCACCTGCTGCCAAACTTTCACACTTTTATTAGAACTTTTTAACTAGATTCCATTACTGTTCAGCCTAGTCcagcattgccagacctaccaCCACAGTgttgtggagtaaggtctggctacaccacataCATtctggataggagaaaaaaacgctTTAGGTCGTTTGTATTTCTCTAAACTAATCAAACAAGAGACTGTGGCTCTGCAATATTGTcttgagaaggaacttgttttgttgaaacatTTGAGCCACGCtcaagaaaacgccacatacaatataaaatgaagttgaCCATTCACACAGCACAGTAAGTGAGCTATATAAATTAGCTAGATtcataatttgctcttaccaatGTACCGccatgtgtattttgtccacagCAAAACCCAaccaattggtcccaaaacatcccagttagagagtaaatgccgtaaacattttctttgtgaatcttAACAATCATTCCCCGatagaaccaagcaggcctgtcttgttgcacgatccaaatcttcttcaaaacttgcaattttcagtgtgtagcttgctagctggAAGATTGCTGACGTTTCCCAAGAAGAACGGAGTTAGAAAGCAGCAACATCCATCAGAGGATAATCCGGTGGCACCGGCAGTTATCCTGGAACTGAAACGTTGTCGATGCAGACTAGTTCAGCATGATATTTACTTGTGCCCAACAACTGTGCCACATCCATGGAaattaaaaagtatatatatatatatatatatNNNNNNNNNNNNNNNNNNNNNNNNNNNNNNNNNNNNNNtatatatatacatatacacacacacacatatatatacatatatacatacatatatatacacatatatatatatacacacatacacacatacatacatacatacatacatagtttTTAACTTTGCCATGTTGTTGTAAATGAGACTTTCAGCTCAAAGAAGAGGATAAGTGGGAAGAATAGTGTGTCTGAGCTTTGACAGCCATACTGTGACGTTACTATAACATGATGAGGCATACACATGACTGTATAACTTTACTTAACGTACACCTCGGCTGAGACATGTGCAATGTGAGGTGACTCTCTGCTCCTCCCCACTCCTAGAAAGCCCAGCGCCGATCATTCACAGAAGCAAAGGTCAACAGACATATGACGAGTCAGAGATCTGTGGCAGTTTGTAGAGAGAAACAGAGGCAGGCTCCATCAACGCAGACAGATTTAACCCTTGGTGACAGAGCGGAGACGGACAGGATGTACTCCGAGAGGGCAGAAGGAGGGTCAATGCAGAATAATGACACAGGTAAACTTCGGCAGACAGATGTCATCTGAAATGAGTGACATGTAACGACCCAAAGTGACTGAGTGAGGGGTCAGTGGTGACAGTATAAATCATGCCAACACAAGTAATGCTGTTAGACAGGGAGGTGTTGCAACAGAGCAAAGTACACACTCAGCAGTCACAAGCAGAGGGTTAGATGGAGTGGTTCTAAAATGAATTAGATACACTATcaaggggtggggtgggggcgGCTACAAGTCTTGCATCTTGAAAATCTAGCAATGGGTCATGTCCTTACTTAAACACAGACAATATTAGTAGTGCAGTTTCTACGTAACTGATGAGTTTGAGTACACAAAGACGTTATAAAAATGACCTTCGTGAAAAACCAGGTACTATTAATAGATGTTAAAAGGAGCAAACAATGCCTTTTACATGTTCGTGCTTACTCAGGTTCACTGCGTCTCTCAACACACTGGCTAAAACATACTTCTCACTAGagctgaaaacaacaaaaagattaaTCTGCTAATTTTTTGATTAAGTCATTGTCAATTGTTAATGATGCTTCACTTTCTTAAATCTGAATATTTGCTGGTTGTCTTAGACAGTGAAGTTATTTTTAGGATGTGGACTATGGTTGTtcagacaaaataagacatttgaagacTTGGAATCTGGGGAATTGTGaaggacattttacagattaaattaataataaattaactGAAAAGGGAAtaagattaattgataatgttaataaatgtaaaaaaatgtaactgttgcAGTCCTTTTATGTTTAtctaaacagtgttttttaataaaaaattgtgttttttttcatgttcaaCCAATgaaatttactttaatttatctTGCAAAAACTTGCAACCAGGAAACCTTTTAAAATTCTGTATCATGGTTTGAAATTAGCACCAGCTGGTAGGTcagtatacattatatatatatatatatatatatatatatatatatatatatatatatatatatatatatataaaaaatgcacacacacacacacacacacacgcacgcacacacacacacacacgcacgcacgcacacacacgcacgcacacacacacgcacacacacgcactttgAAAGCCACCCTAACAACTGTTAGTCACTCAGTGGACCACCTGCAAAGACCCACCTGCCTTGTCCCCCCTCGTCTTCTTACCCTCCACTAATGTGACCTGAATGCCCGACTGTGCCAGCCTCGGCACCTTGCTGGCTGTCAGAAAGCAGTACCTGATCCAGCCTCAGAAGGGATGAGAGCTGTCACTGACCTCACCCTGCTGGATGATGTGGGCACTGCCCATCATCGCCAGGTCTCTTCTGGTCCTCTACTGCCACCTTTCCGCTTCTCCCAGACAAGCGACCGGCTGGCTGGCTGAGCTGCCAGGGCTTGCAGTGCTTCAGTGCTGGCAGCTTTTTAGACCCAGCGCTGCTCCCTAATGCCGTTTAAATTAAGTTGTTTTAGGGAAGGTGTATTGCGTGCCCACATTTCAAAGTCCACTAAAGAATCTTTAAGAGTACCAGAAAAGCAgctgattacatttttacattttacagcttttgAAATCTAGGCTTCCACACAGATTTCAGCCTGAGAATCATTATATAACAAACTTATAAACCAGCAATCATTTTGCAGCTTATATGGACTTCTAATGAGGCCATCTCTTCCTTCAAAACAAACTTCAAAACAACGTGAGTAACTGGTTGCTTGGTGATAGCGTAGtaagagagaagggagagtaTGAAGTGCTGGCTAAGAGAACAcagatactgtatttaaaagaaagagattGAAGACAACTGAAGAATTGAAGCCATCCCCTCCCTCAGTGGCTGTAGTAGTACCCAGTAGTGCTGGCATGTCCAGGACACCACAGAGAGCCCGACGACagccttgttgttgtt includes the following:
- the fam49bb gene encoding CYFIP-related Rac1 interactor B, with the protein product MGNLLKVLTCTDLEQEPNFFLDFENAQPTDAEREVWEQVDVVLKDAKAVLDELQAYKGAGQEIREAIQNPNDEVLQEQAWAAVVPLVGKLKKFYQFSQRLEAALHSLLGALTSETYNDPTQHLEREQALAKQFAEILHFTLRFDELKMTNPAIQNDFSYYRRTLSRMRINNVPADGENEVNNELANRISLFYADATPMLKALSDGTTKFVSENKNLPIENTTDCLSTMASVCKVMLETPEYRSRFASEETVSFCLRVMVGVIILYDYVHPVGAFAKSSKIDMKGCIKVLKDQPPNSVEGLLNALRYTTKHLNDESTNKTIKSMLQ